CCGGCCCCTCACCTGCACCGCGGCAGCGCCGGACGCGCGTCGGTGCCGAGCCCGGGCCGGGGCGGTGGACGGGCCGGCCAGGCGGCCGAGACCCGGTGGTACCCCGCGTACGACGAGGAGCCGGTCGCTCCCGGCGGACCGGGCGGGCCGCGCGGGCCGGTGGGGCCGGGTGGCCCCGGTGGCGGCCCACCGCCGCGGGGTCGGCGGCCGCGCTGGCGCCGCATGGCGCTGGTGGCCGGCGTCGCCGTGCTGGCGCTGGCCCTGATCTTCGGCACCGGCGCCTGGTTCTACGCCCGCAACCTCGACAACAACCTGGCCCGGACGGACCCGTTCTCGGAGATCACCGGCGGTCGACCGGCCAAGGCCGTAGACGGCGCGCTGAACATCCTGATGGTGGGCACCGACTCGCGGGATCCGGACGCGCCGATGGACCGGCCCGGCGAGTGGCGGGCCGACACGATCATCGTCATGCACATCCCCGCCGACCACAAAGAGGCGTACCTCGTCTCCATCCCGCGGGATCTGTACGTGCCGATCCCCGAGAGCGCCGGCGCCGGGTGCGAGACCGGCCAGCGACGCAAGATCAACGCAGCGTTCGCGTTCGGCGGGCTACCGCTGGCGGTACGCACCGTCGAGTGCTTCACCGACGTGCACATCGACCACGTCATGGCGATCGACTTCGGCGGTTTCAAGCAGGTCACCGACGCGCTCGGCGGGGTGGATCTCGAGGTGGAGCGGACCATCACCTCGATCCACAAGCCGTACCGGAAGTTCACCAAGGGCACCAACCACATGAACGGCACCGAGGCGCTGGACTGGATCCGCCAGCGCAAGCAGTTCCCGGACGGCGACTTCGCCCGGATGCGCCACCAGCAGGAGTTCCTGCGGGCCCTGATGGACAAGGCGGCGAGCACGGGCACGCTGACCAACCCGAAGAAGCTCAACGACTTCCTCCGGTCGGTGACCGACGCGGTCACGGTCGACCAGGGCTTCTCGCTGACCGACATGGCCGTGCAGTTCCGCAACCTGCGCGGCCACAACCTGACCTTCGTCACCAGCCCGCACCTGGGCAGCCAGACCATCAACGGTGAGTCGGTGGTCGTCTCCGACCGGGAGAACGCCCTGGCCATGTACCGGGCGATGTCGGCGGACACGATGGCCGACTGGATGCGGGCCAACAAGCAGTCGGCCGCCGACAACGGCTGATCACGGATCGTGGTGACGGGCCGGCCGGGCCCGGTGTGACCGATCGGCCGAACGTCCACTTTGATCTGGACTTTCGGCCAAACCAGCAGGATGGCGTGGCGAGGAACGCCAGCTGAACGTCAGGCGAACTCGCCACCACGCGTACGCGTACGTACAGTGTTCCCGCCCCCCAAACGCGAACACGAGCTGGAGCACGAATGCCGGTTCACAGCCCCTCCCTGCTCGATCCGCCGCGTGCGTCCACCACCCCGCCGACCCCCGCCGAGACCGCGGTGCCGGGCAAGTCCGGAAAGAAGGGGCGCCCCCGGCGCAGGGACCCGCTCTGGGCCCGGCTCACCGTGGTGTTCGGCGCCGTGCTGATGATGACCAGTGGTCTGGCCATCGTCGGCAGCAAGGCGGTGATCAGTCAGGCCACCGGCAGCATCTCCCAGCGCAACCTGCTCGGCGACGCGGGCAAGACGAGCGCGGAGGGCGGGGCCGACCTCAAGGGCCCGATCGACCTGTTGCTGCTGGGTGTGGACGCCCGGGAGCGGTGGGCGGCCGACGACGTCCGGGCGGACAGCATCATCGTGCTGCACATCCCGGCCACCCACGACCAGGCCTACCTGATCTCGATCCCCCGGGACACCGAGGTGCAGATCCCGCCGTTCCCCAAGACCGGGTACCCGGGCGGCGCCGGCAAGATCAACGGGGCCTTCCAGGCCGGCGCGCGCAACGACGGCGGCTGGGAGGGCGGGGCGCAGCTGATGGCCCAGACGATCAAGCGGATGACCGGGGTCAGCTTCGACGGCGCCGCGATCATCAACTTCGGCGGGTTCAAGAACGTCATCGACGCCCTCGGTTCGGTGCGCATCTGCGTCAAGCAGGAGGTCAAGTCGCACCACATGTCGTACGTCGACGGCAAGCCGATGTGGAACGCCGACGCCAAAAAGACCGGCAAGCCGCGAACCCCGGTGGTGCACGAGAAGGGCTGCCGGGAGATGGAGGGCTGGGCCGCCCTGGACTTCTCCCGCCAGCGTTACGGCCTGAAGAACAGCGACTACGACCGCCAGCAGAACC
This is a stretch of genomic DNA from Micromonospora sp. WMMD1082. It encodes these proteins:
- a CDS encoding LCP family protein — protein: MSATIPAALPAPHLHRGSAGRASVPSPGRGGGRAGQAAETRWYPAYDEEPVAPGGPGGPRGPVGPGGPGGGPPPRGRRPRWRRMALVAGVAVLALALIFGTGAWFYARNLDNNLARTDPFSEITGGRPAKAVDGALNILMVGTDSRDPDAPMDRPGEWRADTIIVMHIPADHKEAYLVSIPRDLYVPIPESAGAGCETGQRRKINAAFAFGGLPLAVRTVECFTDVHIDHVMAIDFGGFKQVTDALGGVDLEVERTITSIHKPYRKFTKGTNHMNGTEALDWIRQRKQFPDGDFARMRHQQEFLRALMDKAASTGTLTNPKKLNDFLRSVTDAVTVDQGFSLTDMAVQFRNLRGHNLTFVTSPHLGSQTINGESVVVSDRENALAMYRAMSADTMADWMRANKQSAADNG
- a CDS encoding LCP family protein; this encodes MPVHSPSLLDPPRASTTPPTPAETAVPGKSGKKGRPRRRDPLWARLTVVFGAVLMMTSGLAIVGSKAVISQATGSISQRNLLGDAGKTSAEGGADLKGPIDLLLLGVDARERWAADDVRADSIIVLHIPATHDQAYLISIPRDTEVQIPPFPKTGYPGGAGKINGAFQAGARNDGGWEGGAQLMAQTIKRMTGVSFDGAAIINFGGFKNVIDALGSVRICVKQEVKSHHMSYVDGKPMWNADAKKTGKPRTPVVHEKGCREMEGWAALDFSRQRYGLKNSDYDRQQNQQQLIKAMAKKATQNGSLTNPVKLNELIKAAGQAFILDTGGVSVEDFVFTMRGITGNELIMLKTNGGTYNARGNGNEALSEQTLDMFRAVRQDKLAEFVFYNPEVISSRK